From bacterium:
CAATTTTTGGCTATCTGTTTTGTGCAGCAGCTATTTTTGGAGGAAGTATATGGGTTGCTCATACTGCTAAACTTATAGCCGTAGGAACCGGATTAGGGGAAACTTTTGTTGGCAGCCTTTTCCTTGCGATAGTAACATCTCTTCCTGAACTCATGGCAACAATAGGAGCAGTTAAAATGGGGCTCTTTGATATGGCGATTGGGAATATATTTGGAAGCAACATGCTTAATATAGTGTTTTTGTCAATCAGCGATGTCTTATTCAGAACAGGTTCTATATATGCCTATCTATCTTCTACGCATATTCTGACAGCAGTTATGGGAATTCTTTTAACAATGATTGTGATAATTGGGATCATTTATCGCTCAAAAAAATCCTTTCTTAAGCTTGGCTGGGACGCAATAGCTATAACTATAGTATATATTGCCAGTACGTATATGATATTTAAGTTGAGGTAAATATAAAACAACAAGGAGGGTAAGATGGACTTAAAAAATCTGATTCGGGATGTACCTGATTTCCCAAAGAAGGGAATAATTTTTAAAGATATAACTACGTTACTTAAGGATAAGGATGCGCTTAAAGAAGTAGTTGATAAACTTGCAGAAGAATGCGAGGGAAAAAAGATTGATATTGTAGTTGCTGTAGAAGCAAGAGGTTTTATATTCGGCGGAGCGTTGGCATACAAGCTTGGAGCAGGGTTTGTTCCGCTCAGAAAGCCGGGAAAACTTCCATACAAGACAATAAAGGAGACATATGATCTGGAATATGGCACTGATACATTGGAAATACATG
This genomic window contains:
- a CDS encoding adenine phosphoribosyltransferase → MDLKNLIRDVPDFPKKGIIFKDITTLLKDKDALKEVVDKLAEECEGKKIDIVVAVEARGFIFGGALAYKLGAGFVPLRKPGKLPYKTIKETYDLEYGTDTLEIHEDAIKHGDSVLIIDDLLATGGTSLATVKLVEKLGGNVSKIVFLIDLTFLKGAEKLEGYEVSSLIKY